The Prunus persica cultivar Lovell chromosome G8, Prunus_persica_NCBIv2, whole genome shotgun sequence genome includes a region encoding these proteins:
- the LOC18768622 gene encoding uncharacterized protein LOC18768622, which produces MEIQVAHPVPPVDFNFDSSACSSPYMTAPSSPTRFGNYFFSAPTSPTRASSFYSHFNDLSGENGPRLSASSIPFKWEEKPGIPKSRATINGDHSHHLEEDFEFDFSGQLEKASLPADELFDGGKIRPLKPPPRLQVGSNGADEPGPSGFSPRSPSPRASRLSQGKKLVQGVLSPRHHRKDHQAHDDPFAAAMNETRKNEYEYGNQEERRGRERSPSVRKKGTRSLSPLRVSDVMFDIEEDKTASSSTTNSNKASTSSAYSSFLSAISFSSSKVSRKWKLKDLLLFRSASEGRATTGKDPLRKYAMLSPKKSSSSIAEDVKNSSFRSTDSVGSVSSRRRGPVSPHELHYTANRAVTEEMRRKTFLPYKHGLLGCLGFNPGLHEISRGAFGSLTRGGGCRS; this is translated from the coding sequence ATGGAGATACAAGTGGCTCACCCAGTGCCCCCTGTGGACTTCAACTTCGACAGCAGCGCCTGCTCCTCCCCCTACATGACTGCTCCTTCAAGCCCCACTCGATTTGGCAACTATTTCTTCAGCGCACCCACCAGCCCCACCCGGGCCTCTTCCTTCTACAGCCACTTCAACGACCTCTCCGGCGAAAACGGTCCAAGACTTTCAGCCTCTTCAATCCCTTTCAAGTGGGAAGAGAAGCCCGGAATTCCCAAGTCCAGAGCTACCATTAATGGTGATCATAGTCATCATCTTGAGGAGGATTTCGAGTTTGATTTTAGTGGGCAGTTGGAGAAGGCTTCCTTGCCGGCAGACGAGCTCTTCGACGGCGGCAAGATCAGGCCTCTGAAACCCCCTCCTCGCTTACAAGTTGGGAGCAATGGAGCTGATGAGCCAGGTCCCTCCGGTTTTTCCCCGAGGTCACCGTCTCCAAGAGCGTCGAGACTTTCCCAAGGAAAGAAATTGGTTCAGGGAGTACTATCTCCGCGGCATCACCGAAAGGACCATCAGGCTCATGATGATCCTTTCGCTGCCGCGATGAATGAGACCCGAAAGAACGAGTATGAATACGGAAATCAAGAAGAAAGGCGGGGAAGAGAAAGATCTCCTTCCGTGCGTAAAAAGGGAACCAGATCTTTGTCTCCCCTGCGCGTGTCGGACGTCATGTTCGACATCGAAGAAGACAAGACAGCTTCTTCATCAACAACCAACTCCAACAAGGCCTCCACATCTTCAGcatattcttcatttttgtCAGCGATCTCGTTCTCTTCATCGAAAGTAAGTAGAAAGTGGAAATTGAAAGATCTTTTGTTGTTTCGAAGCGCATCAGAAGGCCGAGCCACAACTGGAAAAGACCCGTTGAGAAAGTACGCGATGCTGTCACCCAAGAAAAGTAGCAGTAGTATTGCGGAGGATGTGAAGAACTCGAGTTTTCGGTCCACCGACAGCGTGGGGTCAGTGAGCTCGAGGAGGAGAGGGCCGGTTTCGCCTCACGAGTTGCATTACACCGCGAACCGGGCGGTTACGGAGGAGATGAGAAGGAAGACCTTCTTGCCGTACAAGCATGGTCTCTTGGGATGCTTGGGATTCAACCCCGGGTTGCATGAGATTTCCAGAGGGGCTTTTGGgtctttgacacgtggtggAGGATGCAGATCATGA
- the LOC18768936 gene encoding uncharacterized protein LOC18768936 isoform X1: MADDLCSFKDIFLIKAPKKSPLVLRMIVLLFAMVCGVYICSICLKQVSNRTNVAGFLNVQVIQKPCPRPDVEPEEVPYVHYPKPVTYSRAECACNPVRYFAILSMQRSGSGWFETLLNNHTNISSNGEIFSVKVRRSNASTIVETLDRLYNLDWFSSASKNECTAAVGLKWMLNQGLMQQHEEIVEYFKTRGVAAIFLFRRNLLRRMISVLANSYDRDAKPLNGTHKSHVHSPHEAEILAKYKPTINATLLIPNLKQVEDTTTKALEYFKSTRHIILYYEDIVKNRTKLLDVQDFLKVPQRDLKSRQVKIHKGTLSNQIENWGDVEKTLTGTQYENFLHADYRRR; encoded by the exons ATGGCTGATGATCTCTGTTCTTTCAAG GATATATTTCTTATAAAGGCGCCCAAGAAATCTCCGTTGGTGCTGAGGATGATTGTCTTGTTGTTTGCAATGGTCTGTGGTGTCTATATTTGCTCAATTTGTTTAAAGCAAGTCAGCAACCGCACCAACGTTGCCGGGTTTTTAAATGTCCAGGTGATTCAAAAGCCATGCCCACGACCTGATGTTGAGCCCGAGGAAGTTCCTTATGTGCACTACCCAAAGCCCGTAACTTATAGCCG GGCTGAATGTGCATGCAATCCTGTGCGATATTTTGCAATTTTGTCGATGCAGAGGTCTGGAAGTGGGTGGTTTGAGACGCTATTGAATAATCATACTAACATAAGCTCAAATGGGGAGATTTTCTCTGTTAAAGTTAGGAGAAGTAATGCCTCAACAATCGTTGAGACTTTGGACAGACTTTATAATCTAGATTGGTTCAGTAGTGCCTCAAAGAATGAGTGCACAGCTGCAGTTGGCTTAAAGTGGATGCTTAATCAG GGCTTGATGCAGCAGCATGAAGAAATAGTGGAGTACTTCAAAACTCGAGGTGTTGCTGCTATCTTTCTCTTTCGAAGAAATCTGTTGCGCAGGATGATCTCTGTGCTTGCAAATTCTTATGATCGAGATGCTAAGCCGCTGAACGGGACCCATAAGTCTCATGTGCATTCTCCTCATGAg GCAGAGATACTTGCAAAATACAAGCCTACAATCAATGCAACTTTACTGATACCTAACCTGAAGCAAGTAGAGGATACAACTACAAAAGCGTTGGAGTATTTCAAGAGCACCCGGCATATTATCCTATACTATGAGGATATTGTTAAAAACCGAACT AAATTGCTAGATGTTCAAGATTTTCTTAAGGTTCCACAAAGGGATTTAAAGAGTCGTCAGGTGAAGATACACAAAGGCACCTTGTCTAATCAGATTGAGAATTGGGGTGATGTTGAAAAGACACTTACAGGAACACAGTATGAAAACTTCCTCCATGCAGATTATCGACGAAGGTAA
- the LOC18768936 gene encoding uncharacterized protein LOC18768936 isoform X2, whose amino-acid sequence MADDLCSFKDIFLIKAPKKSPLVLRMIVLLFAMVIQKPCPRPDVEPEEVPYVHYPKPVTYSRAECACNPVRYFAILSMQRSGSGWFETLLNNHTNISSNGEIFSVKVRRSNASTIVETLDRLYNLDWFSSASKNECTAAVGLKWMLNQGLMQQHEEIVEYFKTRGVAAIFLFRRNLLRRMISVLANSYDRDAKPLNGTHKSHVHSPHEAEILAKYKPTINATLLIPNLKQVEDTTTKALEYFKSTRHIILYYEDIVKNRTKLLDVQDFLKVPQRDLKSRQVKIHKGTLSNQIENWGDVEKTLTGTQYENFLHADYRRR is encoded by the exons ATGGCTGATGATCTCTGTTCTTTCAAG GATATATTTCTTATAAAGGCGCCCAAGAAATCTCCGTTGGTGCTGAGGATGATTGTCTTGTTGTTTGCAATG GTGATTCAAAAGCCATGCCCACGACCTGATGTTGAGCCCGAGGAAGTTCCTTATGTGCACTACCCAAAGCCCGTAACTTATAGCCG GGCTGAATGTGCATGCAATCCTGTGCGATATTTTGCAATTTTGTCGATGCAGAGGTCTGGAAGTGGGTGGTTTGAGACGCTATTGAATAATCATACTAACATAAGCTCAAATGGGGAGATTTTCTCTGTTAAAGTTAGGAGAAGTAATGCCTCAACAATCGTTGAGACTTTGGACAGACTTTATAATCTAGATTGGTTCAGTAGTGCCTCAAAGAATGAGTGCACAGCTGCAGTTGGCTTAAAGTGGATGCTTAATCAG GGCTTGATGCAGCAGCATGAAGAAATAGTGGAGTACTTCAAAACTCGAGGTGTTGCTGCTATCTTTCTCTTTCGAAGAAATCTGTTGCGCAGGATGATCTCTGTGCTTGCAAATTCTTATGATCGAGATGCTAAGCCGCTGAACGGGACCCATAAGTCTCATGTGCATTCTCCTCATGAg GCAGAGATACTTGCAAAATACAAGCCTACAATCAATGCAACTTTACTGATACCTAACCTGAAGCAAGTAGAGGATACAACTACAAAAGCGTTGGAGTATTTCAAGAGCACCCGGCATATTATCCTATACTATGAGGATATTGTTAAAAACCGAACT AAATTGCTAGATGTTCAAGATTTTCTTAAGGTTCCACAAAGGGATTTAAAGAGTCGTCAGGTGAAGATACACAAAGGCACCTTGTCTAATCAGATTGAGAATTGGGGTGATGTTGAAAAGACACTTACAGGAACACAGTATGAAAACTTCCTCCATGCAGATTATCGACGAAGGTAA
- the LOC18767741 gene encoding polyadenylate-binding protein RBP47, producing MAQQSNGGDLGTQQQQQQQQQQQQQQQQWMHQHQHQQQWMAMQYPAAAMAMMQQQMMVYPQHYMPYAAAAAHPHHPHHNPYQQQPQGVPYQQQQQPPKQLQQSPSQKQGPTDEIRTIWVGDLHHWMDETYLHGCFAHTGQVSTVKVIRNKQTAQSEGYGFVEFFSREAAEEVLQSYNGAAMPNTEQPFRLNWATFSAGDRRADTSSDLSIFVGDLATDVTDTMLQETFGSRYSSVKGAKVVLDANTGRSKGYGFVRFGDENERSRAITEMNGAYCSSRPMRIGVATPKKSPAYQQQYSSQALVLAGGGHASNGAVAQGSQFDSETNNTTIFVGGLDSDVNDEDLRQPFSQFGEVVSVKIPVGKACGFVQFANRKDAENAMQMLNGTVIGKQTVRLSWGRSQGNKQWRSDSSNQWNGAHYGGQGYGGYGHAAPQSQDLSMHAAAAVHGAS from the exons ATGGCCCAGCAATCCAACGGCGGCGATCTGGGCacacagcagcagcagcagcagcaacaacagcagcagcagcaacagcagcagtGGATGCATCAGCATCAGCATCAGCAGCAATGGATGGCCATGCAGTACCCAGCAGCCGCGATGGCGATGATGCAGCAGCAGATGATGGTGTACCCGCAGCATTACATGCCTTACGCTGCTGCAGCTGCCCAtcctcatcatcctcatcacaATCCCTACCAGCAGCAGCCTCAGGGCGTGCCttatcagcagcagcagcagccgcCGAAGCAGCTGCAGCAGTCTCCCTCTCAGAAACAGGGGCCCACCGATGAGATCAGGACCATCTGGGTGGGCGACCTTCACCACTGGATGGACGAGACTTACCTTCATGGATGCTTTGCTCACACTGGGCAG GTTTCCACAGTAAAGGTTATACGCAATAAGCAAACTGCTCAGTCTGAAGGATATGGATTTGTCGAGTTCTTTTCACGTGAAGCAGCTGAAGAAGTTCTGCAGAGCTATAATGGTGCTGCAATGCCGAATACAGAGCAGCCTTTTCGTTTGAACTGGGCAACCTTCAGTGCTGGGGATAGACGAGCAGACACTAGTTCTGATCTATCTATCTTTGTAGGAGATTTGGCTACAGATGTGACTGATACTATGTTGCAGGAGACCTTTGGTAGTAGATATTCATCTGTCAAGGGAGCGAAAGTTGTTCTAGATGCAAATACTGGTCGTTCAAAAGGTTATGGTTTTGTTAGGTTTGGTGATGAAAATGAGAGGTCAAGGGCCATCACTGAAATGAATGGTGCGTATTGTTCGAGCAGGCCCATGCGCATAGGTGTTGCAACACCCAAAAAATCACCTGCTTATCAGCAACAGTATTCTTCACAAG CATTGGTATTAGCTGGTGGTGGACATGCATCAAATGGCGCTGTTGCTCAAGGTTCCCAGTTTGATAGTGAGACCAATAACACAACT ATATTTGTTGGAGGGCTTGATTCGGATGTCAATGATGAAGACCTCAGGCAGCCTTTTTCTCAATTTGGTGAAGTTGTCTCGGTGAAAATACCAGTCGGAAAAGCATGCGGTTTTGTTCAGTTTGCTAATAG GAAGGATGCTGAGAATGCAATGCAGATGCTGAATGGAACTGTTATTGGAAAGCAAACAGTTCGTCTTTCTTGGGGCCGCAGTCAGGGGAACAAGCAG TGGAGATCCGATTCAAGTAACCAGTGGAATGGGGCACATTATGGAGGACAGGGTTATGGTGGTTACGGACATGCTGCGCCACAGAGTCAGGACCTGAGCATGCATGCTGCAGCCGCCGTTCATGGGGCTTCTTAA
- the LOC18767140 gene encoding uncharacterized protein LOC18767140 isoform X1 — protein MELELQGQPGSSGSGSSGSHVVSIHDEELPTHTRFLSPSPSVDYNAYYKLRPPEVPKDVNKDIMSSLQKQVDDYDNPKQKQEDDHNKPKHRTKFTYSEKWIFFLISLGLETISASFDQLSSPSKPHYALYGMLLAIAAVLICICELIHKGYRERVEFKRWGRIWWYYHPYPPNRLFGNFPDICGLVLAIAQSICSGVQYDYLHRHANNPIKLSILPFMFLLSLGISRCCKD, from the exons ATGGAGCTTGAGCTTCAAGGTCAACCCGGTTCCAGTGGATCGGGCTCCAGCGGATCGCATGTGGTTAGCATCCATGATGAGGAGCTGCCCACACACACCCGATTTCTTAGCCCATCTCCTTCTGTGGACTACAATGCCTACTACAAGCTAAGGCCACCAGAG GTGCCAAAGGATGTTAACAAGGACATCATGTCTAGCTtacaaaaacaagtagatGACTATGacaatccaaaacaaaaacaagaagacgACCATAACAAGCCAAAGCACAGGACAAAA TTTACTTATTCAGAGAAGTGGATCTTTTTCCTCATTAGCCTTGGGCTAGAGACTATTTCAGCTTCTTTTGATCAGCTTTCGTCCCCAAGTAAGCCCCACTATGCACTATATGGTATGTTGTTGGCTATTGCGGCCGTACTCATTTGCATCTGTGAGCTCATTCACAAGGGTTACAGAGAAAGAGTTGAATTCAAGAGGTGGGGAAGGATATGGTGGTATTACCATCCATATCCACCAAACAGGctttttggtaattttcctGACATTTGTGGGCTAGTTCTTGCCATCGCTCAAAGCATTTGCTCTGGGGTTCAGTATGATTACCTCCATCGACATGCTAATAATCCTATCAAACTATCCATTTTGCCTTTCATGTTTCTTTTATCTTTGGGTATTTCGAGATGTTGTAaagattag
- the LOC18767140 gene encoding uncharacterized protein LOC18767140 isoform X2: MELELQGQPGSSGSGSSGSHVVSIHDEELPTHTRFLSPSPSVDYNAYYKLRPPEFTYSEKWIFFLISLGLETISASFDQLSSPSKPHYALYGMLLAIAAVLICICELIHKGYRERVEFKRWGRIWWYYHPYPPNRLFGNFPDICGLVLAIAQSICSGVQYDYLHRHANNPIKLSILPFMFLLSLGISRCCKD; encoded by the exons ATGGAGCTTGAGCTTCAAGGTCAACCCGGTTCCAGTGGATCGGGCTCCAGCGGATCGCATGTGGTTAGCATCCATGATGAGGAGCTGCCCACACACACCCGATTTCTTAGCCCATCTCCTTCTGTGGACTACAATGCCTACTACAAGCTAAGGCCACCAGAG TTTACTTATTCAGAGAAGTGGATCTTTTTCCTCATTAGCCTTGGGCTAGAGACTATTTCAGCTTCTTTTGATCAGCTTTCGTCCCCAAGTAAGCCCCACTATGCACTATATGGTATGTTGTTGGCTATTGCGGCCGTACTCATTTGCATCTGTGAGCTCATTCACAAGGGTTACAGAGAAAGAGTTGAATTCAAGAGGTGGGGAAGGATATGGTGGTATTACCATCCATATCCACCAAACAGGctttttggtaattttcctGACATTTGTGGGCTAGTTCTTGCCATCGCTCAAAGCATTTGCTCTGGGGTTCAGTATGATTACCTCCATCGACATGCTAATAATCCTATCAAACTATCCATTTTGCCTTTCATGTTTCTTTTATCTTTGGGTATTTCGAGATGTTGTAaagattag